In one Nitrososphaera viennensis EN76 genomic region, the following are encoded:
- the thiL gene encoding thiamine-phosphate kinase: MKKKRLDEKEIIRIFSQALGIADLDDVAKVGRNLVFKADMLVASTDVPPQMSPWQVARKSIVACASDLAAKGARPVAAMISLGLPEEITRTYVEELARGFQIASREFGVKIVGGDTNAARDLVIDCSMIGMTAADNRMPKRGGAKPGDVVVASGKFGYPASGLAVLLKGARAQGAFRAAAVDSALEPKPRQAFGITLARYFSSSIDSSDGLAASLHEIAVQSNVDIKVDYDAARADGVQEFARANGLDAHELVFHGGEEYEIVATMPKSLLPRARATAKKAGCDLHIIGSVKKKGTGRVTSGRRLLENRGYLHFS; the protein is encoded by the coding sequence ATGAAGAAGAAGCGGCTAGATGAGAAGGAAATAATCCGCATATTCTCGCAGGCACTAGGCATAGCCGACCTTGACGACGTGGCAAAAGTCGGCAGGAACCTTGTCTTCAAGGCCGACATGCTTGTTGCAAGCACCGACGTGCCTCCGCAGATGAGCCCGTGGCAGGTCGCAAGAAAGAGCATAGTGGCGTGCGCAAGCGACCTTGCGGCCAAGGGGGCAAGGCCGGTGGCGGCGATGATCTCGCTCGGCCTTCCTGAAGAGATTACCAGAACCTACGTCGAGGAGTTGGCAAGGGGGTTCCAGATTGCGTCAAGGGAGTTTGGCGTGAAGATCGTGGGAGGTGACACGAATGCCGCAAGAGACCTTGTCATTGACTGCAGCATGATAGGCATGACAGCGGCAGACAACAGGATGCCAAAAAGGGGCGGCGCAAAACCCGGCGATGTCGTTGTTGCTTCCGGCAAGTTCGGCTATCCCGCGTCTGGGCTTGCAGTCTTGCTAAAGGGAGCAAGGGCGCAGGGCGCGTTCAGGGCGGCGGCAGTAGACTCGGCGCTGGAGCCCAAGCCTAGGCAGGCGTTTGGAATCACGCTTGCGCGGTATTTTTCGTCGTCGATTGATTCAAGCGACGGCCTTGCAGCCTCGCTCCATGAAATCGCAGTCCAGAGCAACGTCGACATAAAAGTCGACTATGACGCGGCAAGGGCAGACGGCGTACAGGAATTTGCCCGCGCAAACGGCCTTGACGCGCACGAGCTGGTGTTCCACGGAGGGGAAGAGTACGAAATAGTCGCGACGATGCCAAAATCCCTGCTACCAAGGGCAAGGGCGACGGCAAAAAAGGCAGGCTGCGACCTGCACATCATCGGTAGCGTAAAGAAAAAAGGCACGGGCCGGGTCACGTCAGGCAGGCGGCTGCTTGAAAACCGAGGCTACCTTCACTTTAGCTAG
- a CDS encoding phosphohexomutase domain-containing protein has protein sequence MSISGARGIYGQDLTLHEAARFAGRFANLVKSGKCIVARDTRPSGPVLSQIVSASLMAAGIDVYNLGVASTPAAFREARKYGAGIIVTASHNPLEWNGLKFIIEGRGLFEKELEQMMLASSSSSSAAGRSAGREYPATASYVDDVAALVAAGSTGGAQVVGIDAGGGASCGYSERLFKKLGMKFQSINGIPGVSSRGPDPTADDLADLRTLVTANKLDLGFALDLDGDRLVVVNEKGEKLNPDATLLLCVARAVELGAKKFVTSIDTSVAIAKYVKERGGTVEHSKVGEANVVNKMLDTGAEAGGEGSSAGFIMPKFNMCRDGLLAAATIATLDRKAMMDCLSFASQFMQIRSKIAADSSLHARVIEKLPDALKAECSQMITGDGVKGIIDDDSWVLVRPSNTEHAIRVSVESRAEKAQSLYKKMSKKVQRVYEEEAAR, from the coding sequence GTGTCAATCTCCGGGGCAAGGGGAATCTACGGCCAAGACCTGACCCTGCACGAAGCCGCCCGGTTTGCCGGGCGCTTTGCAAATCTTGTAAAATCGGGCAAGTGCATAGTGGCAAGGGACACCAGGCCCTCCGGCCCTGTCCTCTCGCAAATAGTCTCGGCAAGCCTGATGGCAGCCGGCATCGACGTGTACAACCTGGGAGTCGCATCCACGCCAGCCGCGTTCAGGGAGGCGCGAAAATATGGCGCCGGGATCATCGTCACCGCATCGCACAACCCGCTTGAATGGAACGGGCTGAAATTCATCATCGAAGGCCGCGGGCTGTTTGAAAAAGAGCTGGAACAGATGATGCTTGCGTCAAGTTCTTCTTCTTCTGCTGCAGGCCGGAGCGCAGGCAGGGAGTATCCTGCAACTGCAAGCTATGTCGACGACGTTGCCGCGCTTGTTGCCGCCGGCAGCACCGGCGGCGCGCAAGTTGTTGGAATCGATGCCGGCGGCGGGGCGTCGTGCGGCTATTCTGAAAGGCTGTTCAAGAAACTCGGCATGAAATTCCAGAGCATAAACGGCATCCCGGGTGTCTCCTCACGGGGCCCTGACCCTACCGCGGACGACCTTGCCGACCTGCGTACGCTTGTGACTGCAAACAAGCTGGACCTCGGCTTTGCGCTTGACCTTGACGGCGACAGGCTTGTTGTAGTCAACGAAAAGGGCGAGAAGCTGAACCCGGACGCAACTCTGCTCCTGTGCGTCGCCCGCGCGGTGGAGCTGGGCGCAAAAAAATTCGTGACAAGCATCGACACGAGCGTAGCCATTGCCAAGTACGTTAAAGAGCGCGGGGGAACAGTAGAGCACTCCAAGGTGGGCGAGGCAAACGTGGTGAACAAGATGCTTGACACGGGAGCCGAGGCCGGGGGAGAAGGAAGCAGCGCCGGCTTTATCATGCCCAAGTTCAACATGTGCCGCGACGGGCTCTTGGCGGCTGCAACCATAGCCACGCTTGACAGAAAAGCAATGATGGATTGTCTGTCGTTTGCGTCGCAGTTTATGCAAATACGGTCCAAGATAGCCGCGGATTCGTCGCTGCATGCAAGGGTCATTGAGAAATTGCCAGACGCACTAAAAGCAGAATGCTCGCAGATGATAACAGGCGACGGCGTCAAGGGGATAATCGACGATGACTCGTGGGTGCTCGTGCGCCCGTCAAACACCGAACACGCCATCCGGGTGTCTGTCGAGTCGCGTGCCGAAAAGGCGCAGTCGCTGTACAAAAAGATGAGCAAGAAGGTCCAGCGCGTCTATGAAGAAGAAGCGGCTAGATGA
- a CDS encoding P-II family nitrogen regulator, with protein sequence MKELDIIIPHEHLNEVNSILHKHQVGGMYFTQITGRGRAKKEEMEVLVGPDRYKTGKRYVPEFGGRTIVTIIVPDQMEKPIVNDILSKIST encoded by the coding sequence ATGAAGGAACTGGATATTATCATACCCCATGAACATCTAAATGAAGTAAACAGCATCCTGCACAAGCACCAAGTCGGAGGCATGTATTTTACCCAGATCACTGGGCGGGGCCGCGCCAAGAAGGAGGAAATGGAGGTTCTGGTAGGACCTGATCGATACAAAACAGGAAAGAGATATGTTCCGGAATTTGGCGGCAGAACGATAGTCACGATAATAGTGCCAGACCAGATGGAAAAACCAATCGTTAACGATATCCTCTCCAAGATCAGTACCTGA
- the thsB gene encoding thermosome subunit beta, with protein MSVQQNTIPVVLLKEGTSETKGYQAQRNNITAAKTIAEIVRTSLGPRGMDKMLVDTLGDVTITNDGATILKEIDVQHPAAKMMVEISKATDSEVGDGTTSTVVLAGALLENAEELIAKNVHPTVIIEGYDRAAERAVAILREVADKVNIEDKDSLVKIAQTAMASKLVSFDEGHLSKLVVDAVLDVAEKAEERGSISDNLKVDIDNIKVEKKAGGSIRDTKLVKGIILDKEVVHGEMPKRIENARIALLNCPLEIEKTEFDAKISIESPEQMQKFLDEENSMLKSMVDKISSAGANVVVCQKGIDDMAQHYLAKAGILAVRRAKESDMNNLAKSTGGKVLANVEELAVDDLGYAKLVEERKIESDKWVFIEGCKNPRAVSILVRGGSQRVVDEAERSVHDAIMVVKDVLEYPYILVGAGAPEGLLSQRLREWSGSLSGRPQLAAEKFADSVERVAMVLAENAGMDSLDTQVQLRAKAGSAKPRFGIDIVNGKIADMSAKGIYEPLKVKEQVINAATEAACMILHVDDIVAAASPKQEGGTPTRSGAPDFQT; from the coding sequence ATGTCAGTACAGCAGAATACAATACCTGTTGTCCTTTTGAAGGAAGGAACGAGTGAAACTAAGGGTTATCAGGCACAGCGAAACAACATCACCGCAGCCAAGACGATAGCTGAAATTGTGCGCACAAGCCTAGGCCCGCGTGGCATGGACAAGATGCTCGTCGATACGCTTGGCGACGTCACCATAACAAACGATGGTGCGACTATTTTGAAGGAAATAGATGTTCAACATCCGGCAGCAAAGATGATGGTAGAGATCAGCAAGGCGACTGACAGCGAGGTCGGAGATGGAACAACCTCGACAGTGGTTCTTGCGGGGGCACTGCTAGAAAATGCAGAAGAGCTAATAGCAAAAAACGTACATCCCACCGTAATAATCGAAGGCTATGATAGGGCAGCAGAAAGGGCAGTCGCAATTCTTAGAGAGGTGGCCGACAAGGTCAATATCGAAGACAAGGATTCTCTAGTCAAAATTGCTCAGACTGCAATGGCTTCAAAGCTGGTCTCGTTCGATGAAGGGCACCTTTCAAAGTTGGTGGTAGATGCGGTATTGGATGTGGCAGAAAAGGCTGAGGAACGCGGCAGCATTAGTGATAATCTGAAGGTTGACATCGACAACATCAAGGTGGAGAAAAAAGCTGGAGGCTCGATAAGGGACACGAAACTCGTCAAAGGCATTATTCTGGACAAAGAGGTAGTTCACGGCGAAATGCCAAAGAGAATAGAAAATGCTCGCATAGCCCTGCTCAATTGTCCTCTGGAGATAGAAAAGACCGAATTTGATGCAAAAATAAGCATCGAATCACCAGAGCAGATGCAGAAATTTCTCGACGAAGAAAATAGCATGCTGAAATCTATGGTGGACAAGATCTCTTCTGCAGGAGCAAATGTCGTAGTATGCCAGAAGGGAATAGATGACATGGCGCAGCACTATCTGGCCAAAGCAGGGATACTTGCAGTCAGAAGGGCAAAAGAGAGTGATATGAACAATCTGGCAAAATCGACAGGAGGGAAAGTGCTGGCAAATGTCGAGGAACTTGCCGTAGATGATTTGGGCTATGCAAAACTGGTAGAAGAGCGAAAGATAGAGTCTGACAAATGGGTTTTCATCGAAGGTTGCAAGAATCCTCGGGCTGTTTCAATCCTGGTAAGGGGAGGATCGCAAAGGGTGGTAGACGAAGCTGAAAGGTCGGTACACGATGCAATAATGGTGGTAAAGGATGTTCTAGAGTATCCCTATATTCTGGTTGGGGCTGGCGCGCCTGAAGGGCTTTTGTCGCAGAGACTCAGAGAGTGGTCTGGTTCGCTTTCGGGCAGACCACAGCTGGCAGCCGAGAAATTTGCAGATAGCGTTGAAAGAGTCGCTATGGTCTTGGCAGAAAATGCTGGAATGGACTCTCTGGATACACAAGTCCAGCTCAGGGCAAAGGCGGGTTCGGCAAAGCCGAGGTTTGGAATAGACATCGTCAATGGAAAGATTGCAGACATGTCCGCAAAAGGCATCTATGAACCGTTGAAGGTGAAGGAACAGGTCATCAATGCTGCTACCGAAGCAGCATGCATGATACTACATGTTGATGACATTGTAGCAGCTGCCAGCCCAAAGCAGGAGGGTGGAACGCCAACACGGAGTGGCGCACCCGATTTCCAGACATAA
- a CDS encoding polysaccharide deacetylase family protein, whose protein sequence is MMMAVVAAAAMLLLATGPAMLPSHAQHSPVNANAANCNCVIIRVDDIQDYWKQKPQIALLDIFINDSASLSVGMVMNHFGSDPVIVNKVKEGGSLFEYGIHGWDHVDYATLSAPQQQETISKAQAKMESVMGRSAKVFLPPYNGFDTNTLIAIKLSGLEIISASKADANPYAPANDTLGIMHMPQSTTYGFTGSDGRSHQWRTIEEMKSAVDADIDARGWAVVTIHPQDFATYDENGKMLDLADRERLDTFKAFMQQLREEGKTLATFERAVQTMNRE, encoded by the coding sequence ATGATGATGGCAGTAGTCGCTGCGGCAGCAATGCTGCTATTAGCAACTGGGCCTGCCATGCTGCCTTCTCATGCACAACACTCTCCTGTAAATGCAAATGCCGCAAATTGCAACTGCGTAATCATCCGGGTGGATGACATACAGGATTATTGGAAGCAAAAACCTCAAATCGCATTGCTTGACATTTTCATTAACGACTCTGCATCGCTGTCTGTCGGAATGGTCATGAATCACTTTGGAAGCGATCCGGTCATCGTTAACAAAGTAAAGGAGGGCGGTTCGCTCTTTGAATATGGTATTCATGGATGGGATCATGTTGACTATGCAACTTTGAGCGCGCCGCAACAGCAAGAAACAATCAGCAAGGCACAGGCAAAGATGGAATCTGTCATGGGAAGGAGCGCCAAGGTCTTCCTGCCGCCCTACAACGGCTTTGACACAAATACTCTCATTGCGATAAAGCTTTCCGGCCTTGAAATCATTAGTGCAAGCAAAGCAGATGCCAATCCCTATGCCCCAGCCAACGATACCTTGGGGATAATGCATATGCCGCAAAGCACTACCTATGGCTTTACAGGCTCAGATGGAAGAAGCCACCAATGGCGCACTATTGAAGAGATGAAAAGTGCCGTTGATGCGGACATTGATGCAAGAGGCTGGGCTGTGGTGACAATACATCCCCAGGACTTTGCCACGTACGACGAAAATGGCAAGATGCTCGACCTGGCTGATCGTGAAAGGCTTGACACATTTAAGGCCTTCATGCAGCAGTTGCGAGAGGAAGGCAAAACTCTTGCTACTTTTGAACGCGCAGTGCAAACAATGAACCGAGAATAA